The Antechinus flavipes isolate AdamAnt ecotype Samford, QLD, Australia chromosome 4, AdamAnt_v2, whole genome shotgun sequence genomic interval ATGAAAACAGGAATAACAAGTAAgtgcattttatttctttgaaatagcTAATAAAATCATTTGGAATCAGGGCTTCGGGCAGTGGGAAGGGTGCCACACCTTAAGAACTTTGAGGCAATTGATAATCAAAGAAGTAGACAGAAAGGAGATGAACTGGTAGATGAGGGATCAGGAGTTGATTCCAGTGGAAAGAGAAGGtaaagaaatcatctagttcacaGCTCTGCAGTTGGCACTTAATTGTTTGTTGAATAAGTGATAAAGAAGCAGTGAGAAAAGAAGATGAGAATTACCACATATGTGAGGAGAGGAGACAAGTTTTggagaattaagagaaaaaaatatggggAAGAGATAGTATAAGTGGGGAAATGGACATTTCTTCTTAATATgtgaatctttaaaatattaagaattcaTTCCTGTTTTTTAGATCACATACAAGTTTTGAATCAGCATTTTACTTTATCAACTGGTTATTGCTTctatttgaagaataaaaattgtgtttttgactaaatttgacttaatttccTCTTGCTTTATCAGCTTGAGAGCTAAAAATCACAGGGCTAACTGAAGAATTCATTGCTTTCAAAGATCATATTTGCAAATGCTTCTGgtttcttaaaaatagaaacatGCACATTGTAGTGtcttatattcatttatatgtaatttttttttaagtattgcaGGCTGCATGTACCAAGTAGTTCAGACGACTGGCCTGGATGGAAAAAATCTTCTGAAATTGCTTCCAATTCCCAATTCCCCTGGAAACCTTCTGCCACTAGTTCAATCTTCAGTCACATCTGATACTTCAAAAGGGAATATATCAAATCCAGTTCATGTTACTATTCAGACTCAACTTGCTAGCACTCCTACCactgcatccattcagtttcctgttTTTCAGGCAACCAATTCTGGAAATTATTTCCTTTCAGCAACAGTTGATAAATCTGAAAATGCTAGAGTAGCCTCGGTGGGGAAAGAAAGTTTGGCTTCAGCTTCAACAGCTCAGAGTAATTCTATGAAAGTTGAAAGACTGGCCTTGCAAAAAATCGCCGTTTCTCCCTCAACTACTCAAGGTGACACAACATACATGTTAGTAAATGCTAAGAACCTACCAGTGACTGTAAAGTCTCCTGTATTACCATATGGACACCATTTACAAATTCCTGCCAATGCTGAAGTAAAATCTCTACCAGCATCATCTTTGCCACCGCCAATTCAGCAGAAGATACTTGCAGCTGCAGCGACAAACACCTCAGGAACAGCAGAAGCTTCAAAAATACCAACTGTTATTTATGTGTCTCCAGTAAATACAGTAAAATCAGTAGTTCCTaagacctttaaaaatatttgtcccAAACCTCCAAATCCCACCGAAGCTGCAAAGCCCATGATTCTAAACACTTCACAAACACCTGTGAAAAATCCTGCCACAGATGTAGCTAATAATGAAGGCCAGCAATCTCGAGATACACCAATGAAGTGGGTTGTAAAAGAAAATCCACAATGTTCCCCTTGTCTTGTTCCTGTCAAATCTTCAAACAACATGgcttcaaaaatcttaaaaacattgATGGATATGAAGAATGTTGAAACTAGTTCTTTAAATATGCCTCCATTATGTTCAGGCACCTCGGGTGGAACTCAAGCAAAAATCACACCCATTAAAGATAATGCTTTGGTTATGTTTAATGGGAAAGTCTATCTATTGGCTAAGAAGGGGTCAGAAGTTCTGCCATCTCAAACGGATCAACAGAATTCTGTTGCTTCTGATGCATCACCAAGAAAAGACATGTCACAAACACCTAATTCCAATTCGGTCACAAAAATCACTAATGAGGTTGTAAATATTGTCTTGGCAAAAAATAAGACTATCCCCCAGAAGGAGACAAAGTTGATTTCAGATACACAGCTTGCTTCTGAGCCTGTTCCAAGTTTAGAGAAGAATAATAAAGTGGAGTGTACCTCTCTTTCTGCACAAAGTCCACAGCATGTTACGCAACCCCTTTGTCTAGAGCAGTGTAAGACTGCGCACATAAAACTAAACTTACCAGATGTGGTCAGTCCAGCGCAAAatgccaaaaaagaaacaagtgtCAACCACACGAACGAGAAAAGTTCTTCTGATGATACAACTGTTACATCTAAACATTGTGTTAACACAGATCAAGAACCAAAGGTAATTCTTCCAAGCCAAGCATATGTCTCATATGTTTCTTTGCATgcatattgaattatttttttctaagtaggGCAATGATTGTCATCCATGTTGCCTTTTTCTCCCTCTACAGAAACACTGGATGAAGTACTGA includes:
- the LRIF1 gene encoding ligand-dependent nuclear receptor-interacting factor 1; translated protein: MSNLPRVVLKPPEDVSGSAAPPCIAGCMYQVVQTTGLDGKNLLKLLPIPNSPGNLLPLVQSSVTSDTSKGNISNPVHVTIQTQLASTPTTASIQFPVFQATNSGNYFLSATVDKSENARVASVGKESLASASTAQSNSMKVERLALQKIAVSPSTTQGDTTYMLVNAKNLPVTVKSPVLPYGHHLQIPANAEVKSLPASSLPPPIQQKILAAAATNTSGTAEASKIPTVIYVSPVNTVKSVVPKTFKNICPKPPNPTEAAKPMILNTSQTPVKNPATDVANNEGQQSRDTPMKWVVKENPQCSPCLVPVKSSNNMASKILKTLMDMKNVETSSLNMPPLCSGTSGGTQAKITPIKDNALVMFNGKVYLLAKKGSEVLPSQTDQQNSVASDASPRKDMSQTPNSNSVTKITNEVVNIVLAKNKTIPQKETKLISDTQLASEPVPSLEKNNKVECTSLSAQSPQHVTQPLCLEQCKTAHIKLNLPDVVSPAQNAKKETSVNHTNEKSSSDDTTVTSKHCVNTDQEPKNQGEMEFVLDTYTHSRSQRESCRKEYAELRKNFGITKDLRVRLTRIPQFDSTSLCSPTSLTNNISSKESKIIVDLTSEKEEESQELTLQQDLDKKRKAKTVMKIDSTKKKKSGNDVNSSMDTGTDHTIPQVLNSILPISALSPQSNNLIGSMKSCQENSPELELHAPGGLDRGTCSPTSVSFDQDPPDSQDCYIDESFPTTLPELDETIRDEKIKRLKQLLKEREAALEEIRKKMQQS